One Schistocerca cancellata isolate TAMUIC-IGC-003103 chromosome 1, iqSchCanc2.1, whole genome shotgun sequence genomic region harbors:
- the LOC126128289 gene encoding uncharacterized protein LOC126128289 has protein sequence MQFFGIVLVLRHRMGIVCGQLLRSTRPPAGSETELEELATRIGQPGETRKVEAVGAEVRRLQRARMALHRCARLCTLHFGPALLMAVLGDLVAIPCLTYSLLNISSTSSVMLGLTCLWLAAVLCRHLLVCWVCSSVADRAVRAGLVMSRLQPMLHPRAVVEVLRLPVDTMRFSSMGFFDINLHLFMSTVSTAVAYLTILVEFHRYRSI, from the coding sequence ATGCAGTTCTTTGGCATCGTCCTGGTACTTCGACACAGGATGGGCATCGTCTGTGGCCAGCTGCTGAGGAGTACCCGGCCGCCGGCGGGCAGCGAGACTGAGCTGGAGGAGCTGGCGACGCGCATAGGACAGCCGGGTGAGACAAGAAAGGTGGAGGCGGTGGGGGCGGAGGTGCGGCGGCTGCAGCGCGCcaggatggccctccaccgctGCGCCCGCCTCTGCACTCTCCACTTCGGACCCGCACTGTTGATGGCGGTTCTTGGCGACCTCGTCGCCATACCTTGCCTCACTTATTCCTTGCTAAACATATCGAGTACATCCAGTGTTATGCTAGGGCTGACGTGCCTCTGGCTAGCAGCCGTGCTGTGTCGCCACCTGCTGGTCTGCTGGGTGTGTTCCTCGGTGGCCGACCGCGCCGTCAGAGCCGGCCTCGTGATGTCCAGGCTGCAGCCGATGTTGCACCCAAGAGCGGTTGTGGAGGTCCTTCGGCTCCCGGTTGACACAATGCGCTTCTCCTCCATGGGCTTTTTTGACATCAATCTCCACTTGTTCATGTCAACTGTTAGTACTGCTGTTGCCTATCTCACAATACTTGTCGAATTTCACAGATACAGGAGTATATAG